A portion of the Paenibacillus sp. PvR098 genome contains these proteins:
- a CDS encoding response regulator, translating to MLTLLIVDDESSVVETLAITIPWADMGIETVHKAFSAKEALDILNTYPVDIVLTDINMPVMNGLDLVGAIQERWRRTKCILLSGHAEFEYAQIGIQNHISGYLLKPVSDEELMDRVQQVILEIHWESSQNDAYERAMKVLRDHLPRLKGEFLHDLLQGKRLSLDKLQEKIGLLELPVAPGNEILMTLVRFKEDFNDYNSFEMSLMEFAIGNLATETFEEHFQVWQCKDVHEYLVLVLIPKNDSLPDRRDALVEHLTTEFQLNVQQYLKKRISVLVGQWGVFPESLTNLYNNLLLVFRKRIGSEQNLPVYMMDKSDAVDIQMLNRLYEPPTLMNLLEAGHWEAVEQKLEAALEELELHWAESSEHITETFFFIFSAFSFIAHKNGKKLADIIDEEYVKGKELTPSYTVAHLRGWVRNVYEKFHASAMQESRTARAGIVKGAQKYMLANLSQNISLQEISDHLRLHPAYLSRIYKLETGENISEYMTRLKLEKSVQLLMLSTMKIYEIAMEIGYQNPNYFNKVFKKHFGLTPQEYRTAKAQT from the coding sequence ATGCTCACCTTACTAATCGTAGATGATGAAAGCAGTGTTGTGGAGACCTTGGCTATTACCATTCCGTGGGCAGACATGGGTATAGAAACGGTACATAAGGCTTTTTCGGCGAAGGAAGCCTTAGATATTTTAAACACTTACCCTGTCGATATTGTCCTAACCGATATTAATATGCCAGTTATGAACGGCCTGGATCTGGTTGGGGCCATTCAAGAGCGGTGGAGGCGAACCAAATGCATTTTGTTATCCGGACATGCGGAATTTGAATATGCTCAGATCGGCATTCAAAACCATATCAGCGGATATTTGCTGAAGCCGGTCAGCGATGAGGAGCTGATGGACCGTGTCCAACAGGTCATCCTGGAGATTCACTGGGAAAGCTCGCAGAATGATGCATATGAACGAGCGATGAAGGTGCTGCGCGACCATCTACCCCGGTTAAAAGGGGAGTTTCTTCATGACCTGCTGCAGGGAAAACGATTATCGCTGGATAAGCTGCAGGAAAAGATAGGTTTACTGGAGCTGCCTGTAGCCCCCGGGAATGAGATTCTGATGACGCTGGTCCGTTTTAAAGAGGACTTCAACGATTATAATTCTTTTGAAATGTCACTTATGGAGTTTGCGATCGGCAATTTGGCGACTGAAACGTTCGAGGAGCATTTCCAAGTGTGGCAGTGCAAGGATGTTCATGAATATTTGGTTCTCGTACTCATCCCCAAAAACGACAGTTTGCCTGATCGTCGCGATGCGCTTGTTGAGCATTTAACGACCGAGTTTCAATTAAATGTGCAGCAATATTTGAAAAAACGGATTTCGGTGCTAGTAGGTCAATGGGGCGTTTTTCCGGAGTCGCTTACAAATCTGTATAATAACCTGCTCCTTGTGTTCCGGAAAAGAATTGGCTCGGAGCAAAATCTCCCCGTCTATATGATGGACAAATCCGATGCGGTTGACATTCAAATGCTGAATCGGCTGTATGAGCCGCCTACACTGATGAATTTACTTGAAGCCGGTCACTGGGAGGCTGTTGAGCAAAAGCTGGAGGCTGCTTTGGAGGAGCTTGAGCTGCATTGGGCGGAATCATCCGAGCATATTACGGAAACGTTCTTCTTTATTTTCTCTGCGTTTTCTTTCATTGCGCATAAGAATGGGAAGAAGCTTGCCGACATCATTGATGAGGAGTATGTAAAAGGAAAGGAATTGACCCCGTCCTATACCGTCGCGCATCTAAGGGGATGGGTCCGAAATGTTTACGAAAAGTTCCATGCAAGCGCAATGCAGGAGTCAAGAACAGCCAGAGCAGGGATCGTAAAGGGTGCACAAAAATATATGCTGGCGAATTTGTCCCAAAATATATCGCTGCAGGAAATTTCAGACCATTTGCGATTGCATCCGGCTTACCTGTCACGGATATATAAGCTGGAAACCGGTGAGAACATCAGCGAATATATGACCCGCTTGAAGCTGGAAAAATCGGTTCAGCTGCTGATGCTCAGCACCATGAAGATTTATGAAATTGCGATGGAGATCGGTTATCAAAACCCGAACTATTTTAACAAAGTGTTTAAGAAACATTTTGGTCTTACGCCTCAAGAATACCGGACGGCCAAAGCTCAAACCTAA
- a CDS encoding histidine kinase, translating into MMHYRWTTYKKIILLVLLLMIPTIILYGYSHVTSIKVIEKEIQEASLNRIFTLSSQMDNIVEQLSILSIIVSKDPAIKELNNSVSGRPDALRQLELQESLVRSLNLLSATSRWMNGITIYLPGLKQAYSNDYSGVYNPDYLLNHMTTSWKFHPTEQGDSYFTKFVLSPLISYQNPLDAESLIEVRFSKQNIVTMLSEFKSENKGEPFLYESGSDMVTSSGANMEMVKQIAAHLDEQALDKSGHLLLTLNGEQYIVNYLQNESLKWYLVDYMPLHQILQPIFHTRNLFYFAMFLLLGLSAVVAFFLYKQVQAPIKMLLQGVQGIHRGKYSYRLNYHPKNEFEFLFYRFNEMAAEIQRLIETVYKENIRFREVKLKQLQSQINPHFLYNCLFFVKNMIAINDKSAATAMVLNLAQYYRYITKLESTMTTLEDEMKLVQSYLDIQNLRMERFHYEIDIPEEMLQSKIPRLLIQPIVENAIIHGIGNIEGYGIISIEGKVTDTEYKIMIDDNGNGLSEEKLKELLERISRPLDGESGCGLWNVHQRLQLQFNKQEGLRFSTSPMEGLRVIISWGKTIVDDSERREW; encoded by the coding sequence ATGATGCATTATCGCTGGACCACCTATAAAAAAATTATATTGCTTGTGCTGTTGCTAATGATTCCTACTATTATATTGTACGGCTACTCCCATGTAACCTCTATCAAAGTCATTGAAAAAGAAATACAAGAGGCCAGCTTAAACCGTATATTCACTCTATCCTCTCAAATGGATAATATCGTAGAACAGCTATCGATTTTATCCATTATTGTGAGCAAAGATCCGGCAATTAAAGAATTGAACAATTCGGTTAGCGGAAGACCTGATGCGCTTCGGCAGCTGGAGCTGCAGGAATCTCTCGTAAGAAGCCTGAATTTGCTAAGCGCGACGAGCCGTTGGATGAATGGAATTACGATTTATTTGCCCGGGCTGAAGCAGGCATACTCTAACGATTACTCTGGCGTATATAATCCCGATTATTTGTTGAACCATATGACCACCAGCTGGAAGTTTCATCCGACGGAGCAAGGGGACTCTTATTTCACGAAGTTTGTTTTGAGTCCGCTTATTTCGTATCAAAATCCGCTTGACGCGGAATCGTTAATTGAGGTCAGATTCTCTAAGCAAAATATCGTCACTATGCTGTCAGAGTTCAAAAGCGAGAACAAGGGTGAACCGTTTCTTTATGAATCCGGCTCTGACATGGTCACGAGCAGCGGAGCCAATATGGAGATGGTTAAGCAGATCGCTGCGCACTTGGATGAGCAGGCACTGGACAAGAGCGGCCACCTGCTGCTAACGCTGAATGGCGAACAATATATTGTTAACTATTTGCAAAACGAAAGCCTGAAATGGTATTTGGTCGATTATATGCCGCTCCATCAAATCCTGCAGCCTATTTTCCATACAAGAAATTTGTTTTATTTCGCAATGTTTTTGCTGCTCGGCTTGAGTGCGGTTGTCGCATTTTTTCTTTACAAGCAGGTGCAGGCTCCGATTAAAATGCTGCTGCAGGGCGTGCAGGGGATTCATCGGGGGAAATATTCCTACCGTTTGAATTACCACCCAAAAAATGAATTTGAATTTTTATTTTATCGCTTTAACGAAATGGCGGCTGAAATTCAACGCCTGATTGAAACAGTATATAAGGAAAATATTCGTTTTCGCGAGGTCAAATTAAAGCAGCTTCAATCGCAAATCAATCCGCATTTCTTATATAATTGCTTGTTTTTCGTGAAAAATATGATCGCGATCAATGATAAATCGGCCGCTACGGCCATGGTGCTGAATTTGGCGCAATATTACCGGTACATCACCAAGCTGGAGAGTACAATGACGACCCTAGAGGATGAAATGAAGCTGGTTCAAAGCTATCTGGATATTCAAAATTTGCGGATGGAACGGTTTCATTACGAAATCGACATTCCGGAAGAGATGCTGCAAAGCAAAATCCCCCGGCTGCTTATACAGCCTATCGTTGAAAACGCGATCATCCATGGTATAGGCAATATCGAGGGGTATGGGATCATTTCAATTGAAGGCAAGGTAACCGACACCGAGTACAAGATCATGATTGATGATAATGGGAACGGGCTTTCCGAAGAGAAGCTGAAGGAGCTGCTGGAACGTATTTCCCGGCCCTTGGACGGAGAATCCGGGTGCGGCTTATGGAATGTGCATCAAAGGCTTCAGCTTCAATTTAACAAGCAGGAAGGACTTCGATTTTCGACATCCCCGATGGAGGGGCTCCGGGTCATTATTTCATGGGGAAAAACAATCGTTGATGATAGCGAACGGAGGGAATGGTGA